The following proteins are co-located in the Nerophis ophidion isolate RoL-2023_Sa linkage group LG04, RoL_Noph_v1.0, whole genome shotgun sequence genome:
- the LOC133552015 gene encoding ubiquitin domain-containing protein 2-like, whose protein sequence is MGGCVGSHHDSSGSLNENSDGTGVALGRNQPLKRERPKWKSDYPMTEGQLRSKRDEFWDTAPAFEGRKEIWDALRAAASAFESHDHQLAQAILDGASITLPHGALTECYDELGNRYQLPVYCLSPPVNMIEERSDEPDGSDPDSGGADASAAGDGGAAGDFQLRLRLSTGRDLRLPVRSVDTVGMMKRRLQSQEGVAAGTQRWFFSGRPLTDRLRLDQLNISRDYVVQVILSQPPPARKAETPGPDPAEGPRQEPTPVEN, encoded by the exons ATGGGTGGCTGTGTGGGGAGCCACCACGACTCCTCGGGCAGCTTGAACGAGAACTCGGACGGAACCGGAG TGGCGCTGGGGCGGAACCAACCTCTGAAACGCGAGCGTCCAAAATGGAAGAGCGACTACCCGATGACGGAAGGCCAGCTGCGCAGCAAGCGAGATGAGTTCTGGGACACGGCGCCGGCCTTCGAGGGCCGCAAAGAGATCTGGGACGCGCTGCGTGCGGCCGCCAGCGCCTTCGAGAGCCACGACCACCAGCTGGCCCAGGCCATACTGGACGGCGCCAGCATCACCCTGCCGCACG GAGCTTTGACGGAATGTTACGACGAGCTGGGGAACCGCTACCAGCTGCCGGTCTACTGCCTGTCGCCGCCCGTCAACATGATCGAGGAGCGCTCGGACGAACCCGACGGCTCCGACCCGGACTCCGGCGGCGCCGACGCCTCCGCGGCGGGCGACGGCGGCGCGGCCGGGGACTTCCAACtgcggctgcgcctctccacggGTCGCGATCTCCGGCTGCCGGTGCGATCCGTAGACACGGTGGGCATGATGAAACGCCGCCTCCAAAGTCAGGAGGGCGTGGCCGCCGGCACCCAGCGCTGGTTCTTCTCGGGTCGCCCGCTGACGGACAGACTGCGTCTAGACCAGCTCAACATCTCGCGGGACTACGTGGTGCAGGTCATCCTCAGCCAGCCGCCGCCGGCGCGGAAGGCTGAGACGCCCGGGCCGGACCCGGCAGAAGGACCGCGGCAGGAGCCCACGCCCGTAGAGAATTAG